A genomic window from Tolypothrix sp. PCC 7910 includes:
- a CDS encoding ATP-binding protein: MANQNGHVGNESTSVSNAEVNFLLGGGEMGARMREKDWSQTSLGPTEQWPQSLKTAVRIMLTSRQAMFVWWGEELINLYNDAYKAIVGGKHPEVLGQPASYVWREIWQQVGPRAESAMLNNEGTYDEALLLIMERNGYPEETYYTFSYSPVPNDQGGTGGIICANTDDTQRIISERQLALLQDLAARTVDARTFDVACSLSASSLETNPYDLPFAMIYLVDPEQERVFLAGTSGIGRDHVAVPETVAINDDTIWPFAQVLRSHKPCLVDNLRSLTLAQPSHFTNLPTGAWSQPPHQAVAVPIAASGQTGKAGILIVGLNPFRLFSNNYSGFIELVAGQIAASIANAQAYEEERKRAEALAELDRAKTVFFSNVSHEFRTPLTLMLGPLEEILNNSATLLPVNERQQLEMVQRNGLRLLKLVNTLLDFSRIEAGRVQASYEPIDLASFTAELASVFRSTIERADMHLAVNCPPLPAPVYVDREMWEKIVLNLLSNAFKFTFTGEITVSLQWVNDFVELQVKDTGIGIPSEEIPHLFERFHRVKGAQGRTFEGSGIGLSLVQELVQMHGGNVQVTSVLGQGSCFTVSIPTGAAHLPPERISATRTLASTALNATSYLEEALRWLPEEAGEQGGRGAGGEIAQKRDIYINSPVSRTSPARILLADDNADMRDYVKRLLSQDYEVEAVADGLAALSAARRSLPDLVLTDVMMPGLDGFGLLQALRAQPQTKNVPIILLSARAGEEAKVEGLEAGADDYLIKPFSARELLARVEAALKLARLRDEAMQREQGLRLEAEVAKAHLETVLTGIKDQFYVLDREWRYSFANEQVTTFVGKSQAELLGKVIWELYPDLIGSEFYTQVHHAFAQQQVMRFEYFYSPRRRWFENRIYPFADGVSVFVTDISEQKQAQAALRESEQRFRNMADNAPVMIWVTDPTGYCTYLSQSWYNFTGQTAETGLGLGWLNAVHPEDFDSAKNAFLAANKLHETFRVEYRLRRKDGEYRWVIDAATPWLSWDSEFLGYIGSVIDITERKAAETERDRLLQLEQAARAEAENANRIKDEFLAVLSHELRSPLNPILGWSRLLQTREFDPVSRTKALATIERNAQLQVQLIDDLLDVSRILRGKLNLNMAKVNLVSVIEAAMETVRLAAEAKNIQFYIIVDVSVGEVLGDSSRLQQVIWNLVSNAVKFTPEGGKVNIRLDAIDTQAQITISDTGKGISSTFLPYVFEYFCQADSTTTRKFGGLGLGLAIVRHLVELHGGTVSAESLGEGQGATFTVRLPLLKDEGKRLKDENESANLAADALILTGIKILVVDDDTDTREFYTFVLQQSGAIVTAVASAAAALQTLTKFKPDILLSDIGMPEMDGYMFMRQVKALQTEKEKEIPAIALTAYAGELNQQQALLAGFQKHISKPVEPDELVSVITDLLGRD; this comes from the coding sequence TTACTATACCTTTTCTTATAGCCCTGTTCCCAATGATCAAGGTGGTACAGGTGGGATTATTTGCGCCAACACAGATGATACACAACGCATCATCAGTGAACGTCAGTTAGCACTACTGCAGGACTTAGCAGCAAGGACTGTAGATGCACGTACCTTTGATGTAGCTTGTTCCCTAAGTGCAAGTAGTTTAGAAACTAATCCTTACGATCTGCCCTTTGCAATGATTTATCTGGTAGATCCAGAACAAGAGCGTGTTTTTCTAGCGGGAACCTCTGGTATCGGGCGAGATCATGTAGCAGTACCGGAAACGGTCGCTATTAATGATGATACGATTTGGCCGTTTGCTCAAGTGCTGAGAAGTCATAAGCCATGCTTAGTTGATAATTTGCGTTCGTTGACGTTGGCGCAGCCATCGCACTTTACCAACCTCCCCACAGGTGCTTGGTCACAACCGCCACATCAAGCAGTAGCCGTACCCATTGCAGCATCAGGACAAACCGGAAAAGCAGGGATATTAATTGTCGGTTTAAACCCTTTTCGCTTATTTAGCAATAATTACAGCGGATTCATCGAGCTGGTAGCTGGTCAGATTGCAGCTAGTATTGCTAACGCCCAAGCTTACGAAGAAGAGCGCAAACGGGCTGAGGCTTTAGCAGAATTAGATCGCGCAAAAACAGTTTTCTTTAGCAACGTCAGTCATGAGTTTCGGACTCCACTTACCCTAATGTTAGGGCCACTAGAAGAAATCCTGAATAACTCTGCCACTTTGCTTCCAGTCAACGAACGCCAGCAGTTAGAAATGGTGCAACGTAATGGACTGCGGCTGTTGAAATTGGTCAACACCTTGCTAGATTTTTCGCGCATTGAAGCCGGAAGAGTGCAAGCCTCATATGAACCCATCGATTTGGCTAGTTTTACCGCAGAGTTAGCAAGTGTATTTCGTTCCACAATTGAACGAGCAGATATGCACTTAGCAGTTAATTGTCCTCCCTTACCAGCACCAGTGTATGTGGATCGGGAGATGTGGGAGAAAATTGTGCTGAATTTGCTCTCGAATGCTTTCAAATTTACGTTTACCGGAGAAATCACCGTTAGCTTACAGTGGGTAAACGATTTTGTTGAGTTGCAGGTTAAAGACACAGGGATTGGTATCCCCAGTGAAGAAATTCCTCACCTATTTGAACGCTTTCATCGCGTTAAAGGAGCACAAGGTCGCACCTTTGAAGGCTCAGGAATTGGCTTGTCGCTGGTACAAGAATTGGTGCAAATGCATGGGGGAAATGTCCAAGTTACCAGTGTTTTAGGACAAGGTAGCTGTTTTACCGTATCCATTCCTACAGGAGCAGCTCACTTACCGCCAGAGCGCATCAGTGCTACTCGCACTCTAGCTTCAACCGCCTTAAATGCCACTTCTTACCTAGAAGAAGCCCTGCGTTGGCTACCAGAAGAGGCAGGGGAGCAGGGGGGCAGGGGAGCAGGGGGAGAAATTGCTCAAAAGCGCGACATATATATAAATTCTCCAGTTTCCCGTACTTCCCCAGCCCGGATTCTCTTGGCTGATGATAACGCTGATATGCGCGATTATGTCAAGCGGTTGTTGAGTCAAGACTATGAGGTGGAAGCAGTAGCGGACGGTTTAGCAGCTTTATCTGCTGCTCGTAGATCTTTGCCTGATTTGGTACTGACAGATGTAATGATGCCAGGGCTAGATGGCTTTGGACTATTGCAAGCGCTACGCGCCCAGCCACAGACAAAAAATGTGCCAATTATCCTGCTGTCAGCACGGGCGGGTGAAGAAGCAAAGGTGGAAGGTTTAGAAGCTGGTGCTGATGATTACCTAATTAAGCCGTTCTCTGCCCGTGAGTTACTGGCGCGAGTGGAAGCAGCTTTAAAACTAGCTCGTCTGCGAGACGAAGCTATGCAACGGGAGCAAGGGCTACGGCTGGAAGCGGAGGTGGCGAAAGCTCACCTAGAAACTGTCTTAACAGGTATTAAAGACCAGTTTTACGTCCTAGATCGGGAGTGGCGCTATAGCTTTGCTAACGAACAGGTAACTACATTTGTGGGCAAGTCACAAGCAGAACTGCTCGGTAAAGTGATTTGGGAACTTTATCCCGATTTAATTGGCAGTGAATTTTATACCCAAGTTCATCATGCTTTTGCTCAACAGCAAGTAATGCGGTTTGAGTACTTTTACTCCCCTAGGCGGCGCTGGTTTGAAAATCGTATCTACCCCTTTGCTGATGGTGTCAGTGTCTTTGTTACAGATATTAGTGAACAAAAACAAGCACAAGCAGCATTGCGGGAGAGCGAACAACGATTCCGTAACATGGCTGACAACGCCCCAGTGATGATTTGGGTGACTGACCCTACAGGCTATTGCACTTACCTCAGCCAAAGTTGGTACAATTTTACCGGACAGACTGCGGAAACAGGTCTGGGGCTAGGGTGGTTAAATGCTGTGCATCCAGAAGATTTCGATTCAGCCAAAAATGCTTTCTTAGCAGCTAATAAACTTCATGAGACATTTCGTGTAGAGTACCGCTTGCGACGCAAGGATGGTGAATATCGTTGGGTGATTGATGCAGCTACTCCTTGGTTGAGCTGGGATAGTGAGTTTCTCGGTTACATTGGCTCAGTAATTGATATTACCGAACGCAAAGCCGCAGAAACGGAACGCGATCGCCTGTTGCAACTTGAGCAAGCTGCTAGAGCCGAAGCCGAAAACGCTAACCGGATTAAAGATGAATTTCTGGCGGTGTTGTCCCATGAATTGCGATCGCCTCTCAATCCCATTCTCGGATGGTCAAGACTTTTGCAGACCCGTGAGTTTGATCCAGTAAGTAGAACAAAAGCTCTAGCGACAATTGAGCGTAATGCTCAATTACAAGTTCAACTAATTGACGATTTGCTAGATGTCTCCCGCATCTTACGCGGTAAGCTCAACCTCAACATGGCTAAAGTTAACTTAGTCTCGGTAATTGAGGCAGCAATGGAAACAGTGCGTCTAGCTGCCGAAGCTAAAAATATTCAATTTTATATAATTGTGGATGTATCTGTAGGCGAAGTTTTAGGTGATTCTAGTCGTTTACAACAAGTAATTTGGAATCTTGTATCTAATGCTGTTAAATTCACTCCTGAAGGTGGGAAAGTCAACATCCGCCTAGATGCGATTGACACTCAAGCTCAAATCACCATCAGCGACACAGGTAAAGGTATCAGTTCTACCTTCCTTCCTTATGTGTTTGAATATTTCTGCCAAGCTGACAGTACTACAACCCGCAAGTTTGGTGGCTTGGGGTTGGGATTAGCTATTGTGCGTCATCTGGTAGAACTACATGGCGGAACAGTAAGTGCAGAAAGCTTAGGTGAAGGGCAAGGTGCTACGTTCACAGTTAGGCTACCACTTTTGAAGGATGAAGGTAAAAGGCTAAAGGATGAAAATGAGTCAGCTAACCTTGCTGCTGATGCACTAATATTGACAGGAATTAAAATTTTAGTTGTAGATGATGACACAGATACTCGTGAATTCTACACCTTTGTATTACAACAGAGTGGTGCAATTGTCACTGCGGTAGCATCTGCTGCGGCTGCACTGCAAACATTGACAAAATTCAAGCCAGATATTTTACTCAGTGACATTGGAATGCCAGAAATGGATGGCTATATGTTTATGCGTCAAGTAAAAGCATTGCAAACAGAAAAAGAGAAAGAAATTCCGGCGATCGCTTTAACAGCCTATGCTGGAGAACTCAACCAACAACAAGCACTTTTGGCTGGCTTTCAAAAGCATATTTCTAAACCCGTTGAGCCAGATGAGCTAGTCAGTGTAATTACAGATCTACTTGGTAGGGACTAG